One window of the Mycobacterium xenopi genome contains the following:
- a CDS encoding hydrogenase maturation nickel metallochaperone HypA, with protein MHELSLCQAIAGVVKPYADGRHVDVVRVKIGALRQVVPESLSFCWTLVRDYEDMPDAELEMEFVTAEVQCRACGRQSAISSQWSLLCPNCQSADVEILRGDEFLVTSLDVS; from the coding sequence ATGCATGAGCTGTCGTTGTGCCAGGCGATCGCCGGAGTGGTCAAACCTTATGCCGACGGCCGCCACGTCGACGTCGTCCGAGTCAAGATCGGAGCACTTCGCCAGGTGGTCCCCGAATCGTTGTCGTTTTGCTGGACACTTGTCCGCGACTACGAGGACATGCCCGACGCCGAACTGGAGATGGAATTCGTCACCGCCGAGGTGCAGTGCCGAGCCTGCGGGCGGCAGTCCGCAATCAGCTCGCAGTGGTCGCTGCTGTGCCCGAACTGCCAGAGCGCCGACGTCGAAATACTGCGCGGTGACGAGTTTTTGGTGACCTCGCTGGACGTTTCATGA
- a CDS encoding hydrogenase maturation protease — translation MSARSARILVAGIGNIFLGDDGFGPEVLRQLPGRLASESVRVSDYGIGGMHLAYDLLEEWDALVLVDALPNRGCPGTVHVFEADHGWLASTPALDAHAMDPAAVFASVRALGGVVPRTIVVGCEVADVADGMGLSEPVRAAVPEAVAAVESAVAMLADAAAREV, via the coding sequence ATGTCGGCGCGCAGCGCCCGCATCCTGGTGGCCGGTATCGGCAACATCTTTCTCGGCGACGACGGCTTTGGCCCGGAGGTGCTGCGGCAACTGCCCGGTCGGCTGGCCTCGGAGTCGGTGCGCGTCAGCGACTACGGAATCGGGGGCATGCATCTGGCCTACGACCTGCTCGAAGAATGGGACGCCTTGGTCCTGGTCGACGCGCTGCCCAACCGTGGTTGCCCGGGGACGGTGCACGTCTTCGAGGCCGACCACGGCTGGCTGGCGTCCACGCCTGCGCTCGACGCGCACGCGATGGACCCCGCGGCGGTGTTCGCGAGCGTTCGCGCCCTTGGCGGGGTGGTCCCGAGGACTATCGTGGTGGGGTGTGAGGTCGCCGACGTCGCCGACGGGATGGGCTTGAGCGAGCCTGTGCGTGCAGCGGTGCCGGAGGCGGTAGCAGCGGTCGAGTCGGCGGTGGCGATGCTGGCTGACGCGGCGGCGCGGGAGGTTTGA
- a CDS encoding Zn-ribbon domain-containing OB-fold protein: MLPHDRTLWSRDAAGRLLIEHCDCCRRWVHPPSGHCPQCGGPLIARPVSGRGTVLTYTVNFHPYNPAVPTPYVIAIVELAEQQGLRLATNIVDCEPDSVACGMPVEVQFEQQGTGADAVFVPVFAPSDGPASSASAPAVS, from the coding sequence ATGCTTCCTCACGACCGCACCCTATGGTCGCGCGACGCCGCCGGCCGACTGCTCATCGAGCACTGCGATTGTTGTCGGCGCTGGGTTCATCCTCCGAGCGGACACTGCCCGCAGTGCGGCGGTCCACTGATCGCCCGCCCCGTGTCCGGTCGCGGCACGGTATTGACGTATACGGTGAACTTCCATCCCTATAATCCGGCGGTCCCGACACCGTATGTCATCGCCATCGTCGAGCTCGCCGAGCAGCAGGGGTTACGGCTTGCCACTAATATCGTTGACTGCGAACCGGATTCGGTGGCCTGCGGTATGCCCGTCGAGGTTCAGTTCGAGCAGCAGGGAACTGGCGCAGATGCCGTCTTCGTCCCGGTGTTCGCCCCGTCCGACGGTCCGGCCAGTAGCGCAAGCGCACCAGCCGTTAGTTGA
- a CDS encoding SDR family NAD(P)-dependent oxidoreductase: MEINGKKVVVIGGASGMGRASAELLAARGASVAILDREGSDGKDVATALGGPFHAVDVTDFAGTEKALQAAVDDLGGLHVTVTTAGGGIAKRTLTKEGSHDLESFRSVVDLNLIATFNISRLAAWHMSKNEPEDEERGVIVNTASIAAFEGQIGQVAYTAAKAGIAGMCLTMARDLGSLGIRVLAIAPSLFATGLTKGIPEEYATALTKDAAFPRRLGRPEEFAKLVAAIVDNPMLNGQCLRLDAGQRFAPK; the protein is encoded by the coding sequence ATGGAGATCAACGGCAAGAAGGTGGTCGTCATCGGCGGCGCTTCGGGGATGGGGCGTGCCAGCGCCGAACTGCTGGCCGCGCGCGGCGCCAGTGTCGCGATACTCGACCGCGAGGGTTCCGACGGCAAGGACGTCGCCACTGCCCTCGGGGGCCCGTTTCATGCGGTGGACGTCACCGACTTCGCCGGGACCGAGAAAGCCCTGCAGGCTGCGGTCGACGATCTGGGCGGTCTGCATGTGACCGTAACCACCGCCGGCGGTGGGATCGCCAAGCGCACGCTGACCAAAGAGGGCTCGCACGATCTCGAATCCTTCCGCTCGGTGGTGGACCTGAACCTCATCGCGACCTTCAACATCAGCCGGCTGGCCGCGTGGCACATGAGCAAAAACGAGCCCGAGGACGAGGAACGGGGGGTCATCGTCAACACCGCGTCGATCGCAGCGTTCGAAGGACAGATCGGCCAGGTCGCCTACACCGCGGCCAAGGCAGGCATCGCGGGCATGTGCCTGACCATGGCACGCGACCTGGGGTCGCTGGGCATCCGGGTTTTAGCGATTGCGCCGAGCCTGTTCGCGACCGGGCTGACCAAGGGCATCCCGGAGGAATACGCGACCGCGCTGACCAAGGACGCGGCGTTCCCGCGACGGCTGGGCCGTCCCGAGGAGTTCGCCAAACTGGTCGCGGCCATCGTGGACAACCCGATGCTCAACGGGCAGTGCCTGCGGCTGGACGCCGGACAGCGGTTCGCGCCCAAGTGA
- the hypB gene encoding hydrogenase nickel incorporation protein HypB → MGRFHRHDDGTAHAHEHGDHPHTHEHGDHSGYDTSRQRVDVLESIFAENDLRAGYNREAFEIHGVKALNLMSSPGSGKTTVLEATLDEFAGEIAVGVIEGDIATDLDAAKLGGRGAQISLLNTGNGFGGECHLDAPMVNRALQGLDLAELDLVIIENVGNLVCPAEFDVGEHAKAMVYSVTEGDDKPLKYPVMFRAVDVVLLNKIDLVPYLDVDVDSYTAHIREVNPTATILPVSARTGDGMSAWFGWLRRFVAGESP, encoded by the coding sequence ATGGGTAGGTTTCACCGGCACGACGACGGCACCGCGCATGCCCATGAGCACGGCGACCACCCGCACACCCACGAGCACGGCGACCACAGCGGCTACGACACCAGCCGCCAGCGCGTCGACGTGCTGGAATCGATCTTCGCCGAAAATGACCTTCGCGCCGGCTACAACCGGGAGGCGTTCGAAATACACGGCGTCAAGGCGCTGAACCTGATGAGTTCGCCGGGCTCCGGTAAGACGACCGTGCTGGAAGCCACCCTCGACGAGTTCGCCGGGGAGATCGCCGTCGGTGTGATCGAGGGCGACATCGCCACCGACCTGGACGCGGCCAAGCTCGGTGGCCGCGGCGCCCAGATATCCCTGCTCAACACCGGAAACGGATTCGGCGGCGAATGCCATCTCGACGCCCCCATGGTCAACCGTGCCTTGCAGGGCCTGGATCTCGCCGAGCTGGATCTGGTCATCATCGAAAACGTCGGAAACCTGGTATGTCCAGCCGAATTCGACGTCGGCGAGCACGCCAAGGCGATGGTCTACTCGGTCACCGAGGGTGACGACAAGCCGTTGAAGTACCCGGTGATGTTCCGCGCGGTGGACGTGGTGCTGCTCAACAAGATCGACTTGGTCCCGTATCTGGATGTCGACGTGGACAGCTACACCGCCCACATCCGCGAGGTCAACCCGACGGCGACCATCCTGCCGGTCAGCGCCCGCACCGGTGACGGCATGTCGGCCTGGTTCGGTTGGTTGCGCCGATTCGTGGCAGGCGAGTCGCCGTGA
- a CDS encoding DUF302 domain-containing protein, producing MGIALSTTVDTSFEDAVTRTREALAHKGFGVLSEIDVKATLKAKLGQDMEDYLILGACNPQFAHQAVNLYRQIGVLLPCNVVVRRDRDAPEKVIIDAMDPRLMADVTQEPGLGAIADAVTGLLQEALQEVSRGPQGAEGNT from the coding sequence ATGGGCATTGCGCTATCCACCACCGTGGACACCTCGTTTGAAGACGCCGTGACGCGGACCCGAGAAGCTCTGGCGCACAAAGGCTTCGGTGTGCTGAGCGAGATCGATGTGAAGGCCACGTTGAAAGCCAAGCTGGGCCAGGACATGGAGGACTACCTGATCCTGGGTGCCTGCAATCCCCAGTTCGCGCATCAGGCAGTCAACCTGTACCGACAGATCGGCGTGCTGTTGCCGTGCAACGTGGTGGTCCGCCGAGATCGGGACGCCCCGGAGAAGGTGATCATCGACGCAATGGATCCCAGGTTGATGGCCGACGTGACCCAGGAGCCTGGCCTGGGCGCGATCGCCGACGCGGTCACCGGCCTGCTGCAGGAAGCTTTGCAGGAGGTGAGCCGGGGTCCACAGGGTGCCGAAGGCAACACCTAA
- a CDS encoding acyl-CoA dehydrogenase — translation MGIALTDDHRELAEVARGFLTAQKARWAARALLDSADEPRPPFWQELVELGWLGLHIDEQHGGSGYGLPELVVVVEELGRAVAPGPFVPTVVTSAVIAHGGTAEQKARLLPGLVDGTITGGVGLEGDVVVDGGVANGEAGIVFGAGLADVLLIAAGEDVLLLDRGRDGVSIEVPTNTDPTRRSGRVTLSNVAVTADDILPGARESALARARVLVAAEAVGGAADCVDAAVEYAKVRQQFGRTIATFQAVKHHCANMLVGAESATAAVWDAARAAGEDEEQFRLIAAVAAALAFPAYARNAELNIQVHGGIGFTWEHDAHLHLRRALVLRALFGGDAPARDVFDRTAAGVTRSNSLDLPAEAEELRARIRADAAEIAGLDEKAQLAKLIETGYVMPHWPKPWGRAADAVEQLVIEQEFAAAGIKRPDYSITGWVILTLIQHGTDSQIERFVLPALRQEEIWCQLFSEPDAGSDAAGIKTRGTRVEGGWKVNGQKVWTSGAQYCRRGLATVRTDPDAPKHAGITAMIIDMKAPGVEVRPLRQITGGSEFNEVFFNDVFVPDEDVVGEPNGGWTVARATLGNERVSIGGGGSFYEGIASQLVQLAQKRADRLAGAAIRVGDFLAEDHALRLLNLRRAARSVEGAGPGPEGNITKLKLAEHMVEGAAIAAALLGPEIALAEGAGGLIARMVMGARGMTIAGGTSEVTRNQIAERILGMPRDPLLN, via the coding sequence ATGGGTATCGCATTAACCGACGACCATCGCGAGCTCGCCGAGGTGGCCCGCGGGTTCCTGACTGCTCAGAAGGCGCGCTGGGCGGCGCGGGCCCTGCTCGATTCGGCCGACGAGCCCCGGCCGCCGTTTTGGCAAGAGCTGGTCGAACTGGGCTGGCTCGGTCTGCACATCGATGAGCAGCACGGCGGATCCGGCTACGGACTGCCCGAGCTGGTGGTGGTCGTCGAGGAGCTCGGCCGGGCGGTGGCGCCGGGACCGTTCGTGCCGACGGTCGTCACCTCGGCGGTAATCGCACATGGCGGAACCGCTGAGCAGAAGGCGCGGCTGCTGCCGGGCCTGGTCGACGGAACGATCACTGGCGGTGTCGGTCTCGAGGGCGACGTTGTGGTCGACGGCGGCGTCGCCAACGGTGAGGCCGGCATCGTCTTCGGGGCGGGACTGGCTGACGTGCTGTTGATCGCCGCCGGCGAGGATGTGCTGTTGCTGGACCGCGGCCGCGACGGCGTGTCGATCGAGGTTCCCACGAACACCGATCCCACCCGGCGCTCAGGGCGTGTCACGCTAAGCAACGTAGCGGTCACCGCCGACGACATCCTGCCCGGAGCCCGCGAATCGGCGCTGGCCCGCGCGCGAGTGTTGGTGGCTGCCGAAGCGGTCGGCGGGGCGGCGGACTGCGTCGACGCCGCCGTCGAGTATGCGAAAGTGCGCCAGCAGTTCGGCCGCACCATTGCGACCTTCCAGGCGGTCAAGCATCACTGCGCGAACATGTTGGTGGGTGCCGAGTCGGCGACCGCCGCGGTGTGGGACGCGGCCCGGGCCGCCGGCGAGGACGAGGAGCAGTTCCGGCTGATCGCGGCGGTGGCTGCGGCGCTGGCTTTTCCGGCCTATGCGCGCAACGCCGAACTCAATATCCAGGTGCACGGTGGCATTGGGTTCACCTGGGAGCACGATGCGCATCTGCATCTGCGCCGGGCGCTGGTGCTCAGGGCACTGTTCGGCGGTGATGCGCCCGCGCGAGATGTTTTCGACCGCACCGCCGCCGGCGTCACTCGCTCCAACAGCCTGGACCTGCCGGCCGAGGCCGAAGAGCTGCGCGCGCGAATCCGCGCCGATGCCGCCGAAATCGCCGGCCTGGACGAGAAGGCACAGCTGGCCAAGTTGATCGAGACCGGCTATGTCATGCCGCACTGGCCCAAGCCGTGGGGGCGGGCCGCCGACGCGGTGGAGCAGCTGGTGATCGAGCAAGAGTTTGCCGCGGCCGGCATCAAGCGCCCCGACTACTCGATCACCGGCTGGGTGATCTTGACGCTGATCCAGCATGGAACCGATTCGCAGATCGAACGATTCGTGCTTCCCGCGCTGCGGCAAGAGGAGATCTGGTGCCAGCTGTTCTCCGAACCTGACGCCGGCTCGGATGCCGCCGGCATCAAGACCCGCGGCACTCGGGTGGAGGGGGGCTGGAAGGTCAACGGGCAGAAGGTGTGGACCAGCGGAGCCCAGTATTGCCGCCGCGGGTTGGCGACTGTGCGCACCGATCCGGACGCCCCGAAGCATGCGGGTATCACCGCGATGATCATCGACATGAAGGCGCCAGGGGTCGAGGTGCGACCGCTGCGGCAGATCACCGGCGGTTCGGAATTCAACGAGGTGTTCTTCAACGACGTGTTCGTGCCCGACGAAGACGTCGTCGGGGAGCCCAACGGGGGATGGACCGTGGCACGTGCGACCCTGGGCAACGAGCGGGTCAGCATCGGGGGCGGCGGGTCGTTCTACGAGGGCATCGCGTCACAGCTGGTGCAGCTGGCTCAGAAACGCGCGGATCGCTTGGCGGGAGCGGCTATTCGCGTCGGCGACTTCCTGGCCGAGGATCATGCGCTGCGGCTGCTGAACCTGCGCCGCGCCGCCCGCAGTGTCGAGGGTGCGGGCCCGGGACCGGAAGGCAACATCACCAAACTCAAACTCGCCGAGCACATGGTCGAGGGCGCGGCGATCGCCGCGGCGCTGTTGGGGCCCGAGATCGCGCTCGCCGAGGGTGCGGGTGGGCTGATCGCGCGGATGGTGATGGGCGCCCGGGGCATGACGATCGCCGGCGGGACTTCTGAGGTGACTCGTAACCAGATCGCCGAGCGTATTCTCGGGATGCCGCGCGACCCGCTGCTCAACTAA
- a CDS encoding thiolase family protein has product MRYFEKDAILSGVGISRIGRRTGIPGLELTLEAVRDAIADAGLAVSEVDGIATLGDTPPDEVSAELGIQPADCGTGFDTGGLLSPVMSACLAVAEKRARHVLVYRTVQMIGGTVPTSPSSANAPRPALARIVESPADGDRPAIGPMDDVAELVAAHAYSAANWLALNCRRHMQLYGTTKEQLGWLAINSRRNAALNPLAVYREPLTMAEYLAARPVSSPFGLLDCDVPVDGSIAVVVSAAGYARDCPHRPVAVEAIGGSNGAGGWFHREDYPKMASVDAAAQLWSRTDLRPADVDIAELYDGFTFLTFAWLEALGICDDGEAGPFVEGATRIALDGVLPLNTYGGQLSAGRMHGYWVLHEACLQLRGDAGQRQVSPRPEVAAVAVGGGPIAGCILLTS; this is encoded by the coding sequence ATGCGGTACTTCGAGAAGGACGCGATCCTGTCCGGTGTCGGTATTTCGCGGATCGGCCGCCGCACCGGCATTCCGGGGCTCGAACTGACGCTGGAGGCGGTGCGCGACGCGATCGCCGACGCCGGCTTGGCGGTAAGCGAGGTCGATGGCATCGCCACGCTCGGGGATACCCCGCCGGACGAGGTCAGCGCCGAGCTGGGCATCCAACCCGCCGACTGCGGAACCGGCTTCGACACCGGCGGTCTGTTGAGCCCGGTGATGTCGGCGTGCCTTGCGGTCGCGGAGAAGCGAGCGCGTCATGTGTTGGTCTACCGAACGGTCCAGATGATCGGCGGCACGGTGCCGACGTCGCCGTCATCGGCCAACGCGCCACGTCCTGCCCTGGCGCGGATTGTCGAATCACCCGCCGATGGCGATCGACCGGCTATTGGCCCGATGGACGATGTGGCTGAACTCGTTGCAGCCCACGCTTATTCCGCGGCGAACTGGTTGGCGTTGAATTGCCGCCGCCACATGCAATTGTATGGAACCACCAAGGAGCAGCTGGGTTGGCTGGCGATCAACAGCCGGCGCAATGCCGCGTTGAATCCGCTTGCGGTGTACCGAGAACCATTGACAATGGCCGAGTATCTGGCGGCGCGGCCGGTGTCGTCGCCGTTCGGGCTGCTGGACTGTGACGTACCGGTCGACGGGTCGATTGCGGTGGTGGTGTCGGCGGCAGGTTACGCGCGTGACTGCCCTCACCGGCCTGTGGCGGTGGAGGCGATCGGCGGGTCCAACGGTGCCGGTGGCTGGTTTCACCGTGAGGACTATCCGAAGATGGCGTCGGTCGATGCTGCAGCCCAGCTATGGTCGCGAACGGATCTGCGGCCCGCGGACGTGGACATCGCGGAGTTGTACGACGGGTTCACTTTCCTGACGTTCGCGTGGCTGGAAGCGCTTGGCATCTGCGATGACGGCGAGGCTGGCCCGTTCGTCGAGGGCGCGACGCGGATCGCCCTTGACGGGGTGCTGCCCCTGAACACCTATGGTGGCCAACTATCTGCCGGGCGGATGCACGGCTACTGGGTGTTACACGAGGCGTGCCTGCAGTTGCGCGGGGACGCCGGCCAACGGCAGGTGTCGCCGCGCCCGGAAGTAGCCGCGGTAGCGGTGGGCGGCGGCCCGATCGCTGGCTGCATATTGCTGACAAGCTGA
- a CDS encoding FadR/GntR family transcriptional regulator, producing MSSAGLDQRSDKRAAQIARRIEADIVRRGWPIGESLGSEQALQQRYRVSRSVLREAVRLVEHHQVARMRRGPNGGLFVAEPDPAAATRAVVIYLEYLGVTIDDLLNARLLLEPLAAALAADRIDEAGITRLREVLKAEEPLIRGSAMARDEFHVALADQAKNPVLQLFIEILMRLTVRFAQGSSLDTAGDAVEALHRTHDDHAAIVAAATAGDSARAKTLTERHVQSVTAWLRRHHGSGRAMPSRRRHRDTKEASHVKLAEQLAATIQDDIAASGWRLGSVFGTESQLLDRYRVSRSVFREAVRLLEYHAVALMRRGPGGGLVVAKPRAQASIDAIALYLQYRRPTREDLRMVRDAIEIDNVAKVVKRRKHPDVKAFLDLHRHPIDEITDDFRKAGMAEFLFHTGLAQLAGNPVLQLFLRILVELFRRQWVSLDQRPLSRADAVEVAHAHLRIIGAIDDGDDSLARYRTRRHLDTATSWWL from the coding sequence GTGAGCAGTGCCGGCCTTGACCAGCGCTCCGATAAACGGGCCGCGCAGATCGCTCGGCGCATCGAAGCCGACATTGTTCGTCGAGGCTGGCCCATCGGGGAATCATTGGGGTCCGAACAGGCTCTACAACAACGCTATCGGGTGAGCAGGTCAGTCCTGCGGGAAGCCGTTCGCCTGGTCGAGCACCATCAGGTTGCGCGTATGCGGCGCGGACCAAACGGCGGCCTGTTCGTCGCCGAGCCCGACCCGGCAGCGGCAACTCGGGCGGTCGTGATCTACCTGGAGTATCTCGGTGTCACGATCGACGATCTGCTCAATGCACGCCTCTTGCTCGAGCCGTTGGCAGCAGCGCTGGCCGCAGACCGGATCGACGAGGCCGGGATCACCCGTCTCCGTGAGGTGTTGAAGGCGGAGGAACCGCTTATCCGCGGCTCAGCGATGGCTCGCGACGAATTCCATGTCGCACTGGCCGATCAAGCGAAAAACCCGGTGCTGCAACTCTTCATCGAAATCCTTATGCGGCTGACCGTGCGATTCGCCCAAGGTTCGAGCCTGGATACCGCGGGTGACGCAGTCGAGGCGTTGCACCGCACGCACGACGACCACGCGGCGATTGTCGCTGCGGCTACCGCTGGTGATTCTGCGCGCGCAAAGACGCTTACCGAGCGTCACGTCCAATCGGTGACTGCGTGGCTGCGGCGACATCACGGTTCCGGCCGGGCAATGCCCTCCCGACGTCGGCACCGCGATACGAAAGAGGCATCACACGTCAAGCTCGCTGAGCAGTTGGCCGCCACCATCCAAGACGATATCGCTGCCAGCGGCTGGCGGCTCGGTTCGGTCTTCGGAACCGAGAGCCAGTTGCTGGACCGCTACCGGGTGAGCCGGTCGGTGTTTCGAGAAGCGGTGCGGTTGTTGGAATATCACGCTGTCGCTCTCATGCGGCGAGGGCCCGGTGGCGGGTTGGTCGTGGCAAAGCCGCGGGCGCAGGCAAGCATCGACGCCATCGCGCTGTACTTGCAATACCGCAGACCGACTCGCGAAGACTTGCGTATGGTGCGCGATGCCATCGAGATCGACAATGTCGCGAAAGTGGTTAAACGGCGCAAACATCCAGACGTGAAAGCATTTCTCGACTTACACCGGCACCCGATCGACGAGATCACCGATGATTTCCGCAAAGCCGGGATGGCGGAGTTCTTGTTCCACACCGGGCTGGCTCAGCTCGCGGGAAATCCCGTCTTGCAGTTGTTTCTTCGGATACTGGTGGAGCTGTTCCGCCGGCAGTGGGTGAGTCTGGACCAGCGGCCCCTCAGCCGTGCCGATGCCGTCGAGGTTGCGCACGCCCACCTGCGGATCATCGGGGCGATCGACGACGGTGACGATAGCCTGGCCCGTTACCGCACCCGCCGCCACCTCGACACCGCCACGTCGTGGTGGCTGTAG
- a CDS encoding cytochrome P450 encodes MATISTPHYLLDQARRRFTPTLNNIPGMGAIEKRLLAHEWKTKVLAEPPAGSGLKPVLGDSGLPILGHIIELFREGPDYPLFLYQTRGPVLFVDSPILPSVTALGPDATQVVFTNKNKDFSQKGWHPVIGPFFNRGLMMLDFDEHLYHRRIMQEAFTRTRLAGYVEHIDRVASAIVADWPTNDARFLFHPAMKELTLDIASMVFMGHEPGTDHDLVTKVNNAFTITTRAGGAIVRYPVPPFKWWRGLRARKVLEDYFYERVKERRNARGTDMLTVLCHTEDEDGNSFTDEDIVNHMIFLMMAAHDTSTSTTTTMAFNLAAHPEWQERCRDESARLGDGPLHIESLEKLESLDLVMNESLRLVTPLPFNMRQTVRDTDLLGYYVPAGTNVMIWPGMNHWLPELWTEPRKFDPERFAEPRAEHKRHRYAFAPFGGGAHKCIGMVFGQLEVKTVMHRLLRRYRLELPRPGYRPRYDYGGMPIPIDGMPIVLRPL; translated from the coding sequence ATGGCGACCATCAGCACCCCGCACTACCTGCTCGACCAGGCGCGACGTCGATTCACCCCCACGCTGAACAACATTCCGGGCATGGGGGCGATCGAAAAGCGGCTGCTCGCCCATGAGTGGAAGACCAAGGTGCTGGCGGAACCACCCGCGGGAAGCGGCCTCAAACCCGTTCTCGGCGATTCCGGGCTGCCGATCCTTGGCCACATCATCGAGTTGTTCCGGGAAGGACCGGACTATCCGCTGTTTCTGTATCAGACGCGCGGTCCGGTGTTGTTCGTCGACTCGCCGATCCTGCCGTCGGTCACCGCGCTGGGGCCCGACGCCACGCAGGTGGTGTTCACCAACAAGAACAAGGACTTCTCGCAGAAGGGCTGGCATCCGGTGATCGGCCCGTTCTTCAACCGCGGGCTGATGATGCTCGACTTCGACGAACACCTGTATCACCGGCGGATCATGCAGGAGGCGTTCACCCGCACCCGGCTGGCCGGCTACGTCGAGCACATCGACCGGGTGGCAAGCGCGATCGTGGCCGACTGGCCCACCAACGACGCCCGGTTCCTGTTCCATCCGGCGATGAAAGAGCTCACCCTCGACATCGCCTCGATGGTGTTCATGGGCCACGAGCCGGGCACCGACCACGACCTGGTCACCAAAGTCAACAACGCCTTCACCATCACCACCCGCGCCGGCGGCGCGATCGTCCGCTACCCGGTGCCGCCGTTCAAATGGTGGCGCGGCCTGCGCGCCCGCAAGGTGCTCGAAGACTACTTCTACGAGCGGGTGAAAGAGCGCCGCAACGCCCGGGGCACCGACATGCTCACCGTGCTGTGCCACACCGAGGACGAGGACGGCAACAGCTTCACCGACGAGGACATCGTCAACCACATGATCTTTTTGATGATGGCCGCCCACGACACCTCGACGTCGACCACGACCACGATGGCCTTCAACCTGGCCGCCCACCCGGAATGGCAAGAGCGCTGCCGTGACGAGTCGGCCAGGCTGGGCGACGGCCCGCTGCACATCGAGTCGCTGGAGAAGCTCGAGTCGCTGGACCTGGTGATGAACGAGTCGCTGCGGCTGGTGACGCCGCTGCCGTTCAATATGCGCCAGACGGTGCGCGACACCGATCTGCTCGGCTACTACGTGCCGGCGGGCACCAACGTGATGATCTGGCCGGGCATGAACCATTGGCTGCCCGAGCTGTGGACCGAGCCGCGGAAGTTCGACCCCGAGCGCTTCGCCGAACCACGCGCCGAGCACAAGAGGCATCGCTACGCATTTGCGCCGTTCGGCGGCGGGGCGCACAAGTGCATCGGAATGGTGTTCGGGCAGTTGGAAGTCAAGACCGTCATGCACCGGCTGCTGCGCCGCTACCGGCTGGAATTGCCGCGTCCGGGCTACCGGCCGCGCTACGACTACGGTGGCATGCCAATCCCGATCGACGGCATGCCGATCGTATTGCGGCCGCTCTAG
- a CDS encoding HypC/HybG/HupF family hydrogenase formation chaperone — MCLGIPGQVVEMLDGYDGQLALVDVAGETRKVNVGMLPDETFAPGDWVIIHMGFVVEKTDRAGAEQAMAGLELMGRGDSPV; from the coding sequence ATGTGTTTGGGAATTCCCGGCCAAGTCGTCGAGATGCTCGACGGCTACGACGGACAGCTCGCGCTGGTTGACGTCGCCGGCGAAACCCGAAAGGTCAACGTCGGCATGCTGCCCGACGAGACGTTCGCCCCGGGCGACTGGGTGATCATCCACATGGGTTTCGTGGTCGAGAAGACCGATCGGGCCGGCGCCGAACAGGCGATGGCCGGTTTGGAGTTGATGGGCCGCGGCGACAGTCCGGTGTGA